The Malus domestica chromosome 06, GDT2T_hap1 genome has a segment encoding these proteins:
- the LOC103424703 gene encoding uncharacterized protein — translation MGKKTKKPGKGKEKTEKKTVKAEEKRARRETKKLSPEDDIDAILSSIQKEEAKKKEVHVEENVPAPSPRSNCTLSINPLKETELILYGGEFYNGNKTFVYGDLYRYDVEKQDWKLISSPNSPPPRSAHQAVTWKNYLYIFGGEFTSPNQERFHHYKDFWMLDLKTNQWEQLNLKGSPSPRSGHRMVLYKHKIIVFGGFYDTLREVRYHNDLFVFDLDQFKWQEITPRPGSLWPSARSGFQFFVYQDEIFLYGGYSKEVSSDKTGSEKGIVHSDLWSLDPRTWEWNKVKKSGMPPGPRAGFSMCVHKKRALLFGGVVDMEVGADVMMSLFLDELYGFQLDNHRWYPLELRKAKSTKDKPKKSSGRKRKNDDKINSIEPEECATNEKDENNEIDEEADDFESKVDGISHQMAKTITVGNDGLADESDGKINESSANLDSQDSDLPEVVKPCGRINSCMVVGRDTLYVYGGMMEIKDREITLDDLYSLNLSKLDEWKCIIPATETEWVEASEDEDEDEDEDDDSEDEGDEDSNSDETDDDNDEELGKDGSIQMGDAVALIKGEGKSLRRKEKRARIEQIRASLGLSDSQRTPTPGETLREFYKRTNMYWQMAAHEHTQHTGKELRKDGFDLAEARYRELKPILDELAILEAEQKAEEQEPETSTKKRGKKKR, via the exons ATGgggaagaagacaaagaagccAGGTAAAGGAAAAGAGAAGACGGAGAAGAAAACCGTGAAAGCTGAGGAGAAGAGAGCTCGCAGAGAGACCAAGAAGCTCTCTCCCGAGGACGACATCGATGccattttg TCGAGTATACAAAAGGAAGAAGCTAAGAAGAAGGAAGTCCATGTAGAGGAAAATGTCCCGGCTCCATCTCCACGGTCCAACTGCACG CTGAGTATCAATCCCTTGAAAGAGACAGAGTTGATCCTTTATGGGGGTGAATTCTACAATGGAAACAAG ACGTTTGTGTATGGTGATCTTTACCGCTATGATGTTGAAAAGCAGGACTGGAAGTTAATTTCGAGCCCCAATAGTCCACCTCCTCGTAGTGCCCACCAGGCAGTCACTTGGAAGAATTATCTCTACATCTTTG GTGGTGAGTTTACTTCCCCAAACCAAGAGAGGTTTCATCACTACAAG GACTTTTGGATGTTGGACCTCAAAACAAATCAATGGGAACAACTAAATTTAAAAGGGAGTCCAAGTCCACGCTCAGGTCATCGAATG GTACTGTACAAGCACAAGATTATTGTTTTTGGAGGCTTTTATGACACGCTTAGAGAAGTGAG GTATCATAATGATCTCTTTGTATTTGACCTGGATCAGTTCAAG TGGCAAGAAATAACTCCTAGGCCTGGTTCCTTGTGGCCAAGTGCGCGAAGTGGGTTTCAGTTTTTCGTTTACCAGGATGAA ATTTTCTTATATGGTGGCTATTCCAAAGAAGTTTCATCAGATAAAACTGGCTCCGAGAAAGGAATTGTTCATTCTGACTTGTGGTCCCTTGATCCTAGGACTTGGGAATGGAACAAG GTGAAGAAAAGTGGGATGCCCCCTGGACCTCGTGCTGGGTTCTCTATGTGTGTTCATAAGAAGcgagctttgctctttgggggTGTGGTGGACATGGAAGTTGGAG CTGATGTAATGATGAGCTTGTTCTTGGACGAACTGTATGGCTTCCAATTAGACAACCATCGGTG GTACCCATTAGAGCTACGGAAGGCGAAGTCAACAAAAGATAAG CCTAAAAAGAGTTCTGGACGAAAGCGTAAAAATGATGATAAGATAAATTCAATTGAGCCAGAGGAATGTGCGACAAATGAaaaagatgagaacaatgaGATTGATGAAGAAGCAGATGACTTTGAAAGCAAAGTTGATGGTATATCACATCAAATGGCTAAAACCATTACTGTTGGTAATGATGGGTTAGCTGACGAATCTGATGGGAAGATAAATGAATCTAGTGCTAATTTGGATTCGCAAGATTCTGATTTGCCAGAG GTAGTGAAGCCCTGTGGACGTATCAACTCTTGCATGGTTGTTGGAAGAGATACATTATATGTTTATGGGGGAATGATGGAGATTAAAGATCGAGAAATTACACTTGATGATTTGTATTCTCTTAATCTTAGCAAACTTGACGAGTGGAAGTGCATCATACCG GCAACGGAAACTGAATGGGTGGAGGCGTCCGAGGATGaagatgaggatgaggatgaggatgatgataGTGAAGATGAAGGCGATGAAGATAGTAACAGTGATGAGACTGATGATGATAATGATGAAGAG CTTGGGAAGGATGGGTCGATTCAGATGGGGGATGCTGTTGCTTTAATCAAAGGGGAGGGAAAGAGTCTCCGAAGGAAAGAGAAACGGGCCAGAATTGAGCAGATTAGAGCCAGTCTTGGGCTTTCAGATTCGCAAAGAACCCCAACG CCTggtgaaactttgagagaattCTACAAACGTACAAATATGTACTGGCAAATGGCGGCACACGAACATACTCAACACACTGGAAAG GAGCTCCGTAAGGACGGTTTTGATCTTGCTGAAGCTCGATACAGAGAGCTTAAACCAATTCTTGATGAG TTGGCCATATTAGAAGCAGAGCAGAAGGCCGAAGAGCAAGA